Proteins found in one Ctenopharyngodon idella isolate HZGC_01 chromosome 16, HZGC01, whole genome shotgun sequence genomic segment:
- the cep76 gene encoding centrosomal protein of 76 kDa isoform X1: MSLPPEKATELKQIIHDHLIKMDIHGKIRDVLAETVRGDGHHGQRSLSEEDFIHALQQRGIVDDVMKDLNFTNVDVSHAEPDTVNKSATRFVDKNITQLKTTNISPLRRYLYLQVLGGKAFLEHLQEPEPLPGQVCSTFTLHLHFRNQRFRSKPVPCACEPDLQEGFLLEVHRDGPGDASKMADATTMLSICDPVHMVLIKTDTSGDTALVSSYFLDWRTVLSAPNGKNSVSVELLGVGTECKVPAGVLNLKLELYPPLTETLSPDVIKTQRSLERQKTAEKERLFLVYAKQWWQEFLEIRPSHQSKLVKIFAQDENGVNRPVCSYVRVLRAGRLLESPRQAARFVSLLAQERAPVVGGGVRQEQWCSMMAFLCRNKGDCEDHATLLCSLLLGFGLDAYVCVGTKAKNIPHTWVMTCGTDGSITFWESFTAHRYLHRPIDPEAPPMVPQPKPTHPYRTLGCVFNHKTFLANCQPSDAVELCVFDFTDGSRWKAMSEEAVRSVCAPGSTSSLPPTPPLCSPSLVPNEASNQLELEMRYLLAEHRKDLGLATVWDDHLSYLLSAALSAYELERCTGVSCGNEEFQDAVRRAVPDGHTFKGFPIHFLHRNARRAFATCLRSPFCEEIVCCRGDHVRLAVRVRVFAYPESACAVWIMFACKYRSVL; encoded by the exons ATGTCCCTGCCACCAGAAAAAGCAACTGAgttaaaacaaataattcatGACCATTTAATCAAG ATGGATATCCATGGTAAGATCCGTGATGTTTTAGCGGAGACAGTAAGGGGTGATGGGCACCATGGACAGCGCTCGCTCTCTGAGGAAGACTTCATACATGCGCTCCAGCAGAGGGGAATCGTGGATGATGTGATGAAAGACCTCAACTTTACAAATGTG GATGTTTCTCACGCTGAACCTGATACTGTGAACAAGTCTGCGACCCGTTTTGTGGACAAGAACATCACACAGCTGAAGACAA CTAACATCAGTCCACTACGGAGATACCTCTACCTACAAGTTCTGGGTGGTAAGGCTTTCCTGGAACATTTGCAGGAGCCAGAGCCTTTACCTGGTCAGGTGTGCTCTACGTTCACCCTTCATCTCCACTTCCGCAACCAGCGCTTCCGCTCTAAACCAGTCCCATGTGCTTGTGAACCAGACCTACAGGAGGGCTTTCTTCTGGAAGTCCACAGAGATGGCCCAG GAGATGCTAGCAAGATGGCTGATGCAACCACCATGTTGTCCATCTGTGATCCAGTGCATATGGTGCTGATTAAAACAGACACGTCTGGGGACACAGCACTCGTTTCTTCTTATTTTCTTGACTGGCGAACAGTTCTCAGTGCTCCCAATGGAAAAAACAGTGTCTCAGTAGAACTACTAGGAGTGG gcaCTGAATGTAAAGTACCTGCTGGTGTTCTAAATCTGAAGTTGGAACTGTATCCTCCCCTTACTGAGACCCTGAGCCCTGATGTCATCAAAACCCAG cGATCCCTGGAGAGACAGAAAACGGCAGAGAAGGAGAGGCTGTTTTTGGTATATGCCAAACAGTGGTGGCAGGAGTTCTTGGAGATTCGACCCTCACACCAGTCCAAACTGGTAAAGATCTTTGCACAG GACGAAAATGGTGTGAACCGGCCTGTATGCTCATATGTACGTGTACTGCGTGCCGGAAGGTTGCTTGAGAGTCCGCGGCAGGCGGCCCGTTTCGTTAGCCTGTTAGCTCAGGAAAGAGCGCCTGTGGTAGGGGGAGGAGTCAGGCAGGAGCAGTGGTGCTCTATGATGGCATTTCTGTGCAGGAACAAG GGTGACTGTGAGGATCATGCTACGTTGCTGTGTAGTCTGCTGTTGGGATTTGGACTGGATGCTTATGTATGTGTGGGCACCAAAGCCAAGAATATTCCACACACCTGGGTCATGACTTGCGGTACAGACGGCTCCATCACCTTTTGGGAAAGTTTCACTGCACACAG ATACCTTCACCGACCAATAGACCCAGAAGCTCCTCCCATGGTCCCCCAACCAAAACCCACCCACCCTTACCGGACACTCGGCTGTGTCTTCAACCACAAGACGTTCTTGGCGAACTGTCAGCCATCAGATGCTGTGgagctgtgtgtgtttgacttCACAGACGGCTCCCGCTGGAAGGCCATGAGTGAGGAGGCCGTGAGATCTGTATGTGCACCCGGCTCCACCTCCTCTCTCCCCCCGACTCCTCCTCTCTGCTCCCCTTCTCTAGTGCCCAATGAGGCCAGCAACCAACTGGAGCTGGAGATGCGCTACCTATTAGCAGAACATAGGAAG GATCTTGGTCTGGCAACGGTCTGGGATGATCACCTGTCATACCTGCTGTCAGCAGCGCTGTCGGCGTATGAACTAGAGCGCTGTACAGGTGTTTCATGTGGAAACGAGGAGTTTCAGGATGCTGTGAGAAGGGCGGTGCCCGACGGACACACTTTTAAAGGCTTTCCCATTCATTTCTTGCACCGTAATGCACGCAGGGCATTCGCTACCTGCCTCAG GTCACCGTTCTGTGAAGAGATTGTTTGCTGCCGAGGGGATCATGTGCGACTGGCGGTGAGGGTTCGTGTTTTTGCTTATCCAGAGTCAGCTTGTGCTGTTTGGATCATGTTCGCTTGCAAGTACAGATCTGTGCTGTGA
- the cep76 gene encoding centrosomal protein of 76 kDa isoform X2 translates to MSLPPEKATELKQIIHDHLIKMDIHGKIRDVLAETVRGDGHHGQRSLSEEDFIHALQQRGIVDDVMKDLNFTNVDVSHAEPDTVNKSATRFVDKNITQLKTTNISPLRRYLYLQVLGGKAFLEHLQEPEPLPGQVCSTFTLHLHFRNQRFRSKPVPCACEPDLQEGFLLEVHRDGPGDASKMADATTMLSICDPVHMVLIKTDTSGDTALVSSYFLDWRTVLSAPNGKNSVSVELLGVGTECKVPAGVLNLKLELYPPLTETLSPDVIKTQRSLERQKTAEKERLFLVYAKQWWQEFLEIRPSHQSKLDENGVNRPVCSYVRVLRAGRLLESPRQAARFVSLLAQERAPVVGGGVRQEQWCSMMAFLCRNKGDCEDHATLLCSLLLGFGLDAYVCVGTKAKNIPHTWVMTCGTDGSITFWESFTAHRYLHRPIDPEAPPMVPQPKPTHPYRTLGCVFNHKTFLANCQPSDAVELCVFDFTDGSRWKAMSEEAVRSVCAPGSTSSLPPTPPLCSPSLVPNEASNQLELEMRYLLAEHRKDLGLATVWDDHLSYLLSAALSAYELERCTGVSCGNEEFQDAVRRAVPDGHTFKGFPIHFLHRNARRAFATCLRSPFCEEIVCCRGDHVRLAVRVRVFAYPESACAVWIMFACKYRSVL, encoded by the exons ATGTCCCTGCCACCAGAAAAAGCAACTGAgttaaaacaaataattcatGACCATTTAATCAAG ATGGATATCCATGGTAAGATCCGTGATGTTTTAGCGGAGACAGTAAGGGGTGATGGGCACCATGGACAGCGCTCGCTCTCTGAGGAAGACTTCATACATGCGCTCCAGCAGAGGGGAATCGTGGATGATGTGATGAAAGACCTCAACTTTACAAATGTG GATGTTTCTCACGCTGAACCTGATACTGTGAACAAGTCTGCGACCCGTTTTGTGGACAAGAACATCACACAGCTGAAGACAA CTAACATCAGTCCACTACGGAGATACCTCTACCTACAAGTTCTGGGTGGTAAGGCTTTCCTGGAACATTTGCAGGAGCCAGAGCCTTTACCTGGTCAGGTGTGCTCTACGTTCACCCTTCATCTCCACTTCCGCAACCAGCGCTTCCGCTCTAAACCAGTCCCATGTGCTTGTGAACCAGACCTACAGGAGGGCTTTCTTCTGGAAGTCCACAGAGATGGCCCAG GAGATGCTAGCAAGATGGCTGATGCAACCACCATGTTGTCCATCTGTGATCCAGTGCATATGGTGCTGATTAAAACAGACACGTCTGGGGACACAGCACTCGTTTCTTCTTATTTTCTTGACTGGCGAACAGTTCTCAGTGCTCCCAATGGAAAAAACAGTGTCTCAGTAGAACTACTAGGAGTGG gcaCTGAATGTAAAGTACCTGCTGGTGTTCTAAATCTGAAGTTGGAACTGTATCCTCCCCTTACTGAGACCCTGAGCCCTGATGTCATCAAAACCCAG cGATCCCTGGAGAGACAGAAAACGGCAGAGAAGGAGAGGCTGTTTTTGGTATATGCCAAACAGTGGTGGCAGGAGTTCTTGGAGATTCGACCCTCACACCAGTCCAAACTG GACGAAAATGGTGTGAACCGGCCTGTATGCTCATATGTACGTGTACTGCGTGCCGGAAGGTTGCTTGAGAGTCCGCGGCAGGCGGCCCGTTTCGTTAGCCTGTTAGCTCAGGAAAGAGCGCCTGTGGTAGGGGGAGGAGTCAGGCAGGAGCAGTGGTGCTCTATGATGGCATTTCTGTGCAGGAACAAG GGTGACTGTGAGGATCATGCTACGTTGCTGTGTAGTCTGCTGTTGGGATTTGGACTGGATGCTTATGTATGTGTGGGCACCAAAGCCAAGAATATTCCACACACCTGGGTCATGACTTGCGGTACAGACGGCTCCATCACCTTTTGGGAAAGTTTCACTGCACACAG ATACCTTCACCGACCAATAGACCCAGAAGCTCCTCCCATGGTCCCCCAACCAAAACCCACCCACCCTTACCGGACACTCGGCTGTGTCTTCAACCACAAGACGTTCTTGGCGAACTGTCAGCCATCAGATGCTGTGgagctgtgtgtgtttgacttCACAGACGGCTCCCGCTGGAAGGCCATGAGTGAGGAGGCCGTGAGATCTGTATGTGCACCCGGCTCCACCTCCTCTCTCCCCCCGACTCCTCCTCTCTGCTCCCCTTCTCTAGTGCCCAATGAGGCCAGCAACCAACTGGAGCTGGAGATGCGCTACCTATTAGCAGAACATAGGAAG GATCTTGGTCTGGCAACGGTCTGGGATGATCACCTGTCATACCTGCTGTCAGCAGCGCTGTCGGCGTATGAACTAGAGCGCTGTACAGGTGTTTCATGTGGAAACGAGGAGTTTCAGGATGCTGTGAGAAGGGCGGTGCCCGACGGACACACTTTTAAAGGCTTTCCCATTCATTTCTTGCACCGTAATGCACGCAGGGCATTCGCTACCTGCCTCAG GTCACCGTTCTGTGAAGAGATTGTTTGCTGCCGAGGGGATCATGTGCGACTGGCGGTGAGGGTTCGTGTTTTTGCTTATCCAGAGTCAGCTTGTGCTGTTTGGATCATGTTCGCTTGCAAGTACAGATCTGTGCTGTGA